The following proteins are co-located in the Candidatus Accumulibacter cognatus genome:
- a CDS encoding patatin-like phospholipase family protein → MIPFRAPFLLVVLLLLTLGACATRPVNPPITLADPKTGYRFEVRQAHATKKENLVILAFSGGGTRAAAFSYGVLEFLRRTEVTGPQGQTMRLLDAVDVITGVSGGSFTALAYGLYGDKLFDEYEQRFLKRDVQGEIIARTFSPRHWGALWSLGWGRSELAAQLYDEILFNEATFGDLDRGRGPLILASATDISTGARFVFNQTTFDVLCSDLNAVRLSRAAAASSAVPVVLSPVTINNYGGSCNTQLPRWVNVFSSAAEPPRPAARAIRSLKDLQAYGDGANRPYLHLVDGGVSDNVGMRAVLDALEISQALHELGAPTPLDHARRVIVFIVNSLSSPPTNWDESQVPPGTISILLKSAGVPIDRYSYEAVELLRDIAARWQILRLIGHSPAMAANKDPVVAAALRVPNAEIYAIDVSFAALKDKEELAYLNAQPTSFVLPDEAVDRLRAAAGTIIMDSPEFQRVLKDVGARIVTQAPRAPAATAAPAAQ, encoded by the coding sequence ATGATTCCATTTCGCGCGCCATTCCTGCTGGTCGTGCTGTTGCTGCTGACGCTCGGTGCTTGTGCCACCCGTCCGGTCAATCCGCCGATCACGCTGGCCGATCCGAAGACTGGCTACCGTTTTGAGGTGCGGCAGGCACATGCGACGAAGAAGGAAAACCTGGTCATTCTCGCCTTCTCGGGCGGCGGTACGCGCGCGGCGGCCTTTTCGTACGGCGTTCTCGAATTCCTGCGCCGTACCGAGGTGACGGGTCCGCAGGGCCAGACCATGCGCCTGCTCGATGCCGTCGACGTCATCACCGGCGTCTCCGGTGGCAGCTTCACCGCGTTGGCCTACGGTCTCTACGGCGACAAACTGTTTGACGAGTACGAACAGCGTTTCCTGAAGCGCGACGTCCAGGGCGAAATCATTGCCCGTACGTTCAGTCCGCGCCACTGGGGGGCACTGTGGTCGCTGGGCTGGGGTCGCTCGGAGCTGGCGGCGCAGTTGTATGACGAAATCCTCTTCAATGAAGCTACCTTCGGCGATCTGGACCGCGGCCGTGGTCCACTGATCCTGGCGTCGGCCACCGATATTTCGACCGGCGCTCGGTTTGTTTTCAACCAGACTACCTTCGATGTCCTCTGCTCGGATCTCAATGCCGTGCGCTTGTCGCGGGCCGCTGCCGCGTCATCGGCCGTACCGGTGGTGCTCTCGCCGGTGACGATCAACAACTATGGTGGCAGCTGCAACACGCAGTTGCCCCGCTGGGTGAATGTGTTTTCCTCCGCTGCGGAACCGCCGCGCCCCGCGGCGCGCGCGATCCGCTCGCTGAAGGATCTGCAGGCCTACGGGGACGGCGCCAACCGGCCCTACCTGCACCTCGTGGACGGTGGCGTCTCGGACAACGTCGGCATGCGCGCGGTGCTCGATGCGCTGGAGATTTCCCAGGCACTGCACGAATTGGGTGCGCCGACGCCGCTCGACCACGCGCGCAGGGTGATCGTCTTCATTGTCAATTCACTGTCTTCGCCACCGACCAACTGGGACGAATCCCAGGTCCCGCCGGGTACCATCAGCATCCTGTTGAAGTCCGCCGGCGTGCCGATCGACCGCTACTCGTATGAAGCGGTCGAGTTGCTGCGGGACATTGCGGCGCGCTGGCAGATCTTGCGTCTGATCGGCCACTCGCCAGCCATGGCTGCCAACAAGGATCCCGTCGTTGCCGCCGCACTGCGCGTGCCGAACGCCGAGATCTACGCCATCGACGTGTCCTTCGCCGCGCTCAAGGACAAGGAAGAACTGGCCTACCTGAATGCGCAGCCGACATCGTTCGTGTTGCCCGATGAGGCTGTCGATCGCCTGCGTGCGGCAGCGGGAACGATCATCATGGACTCGCCGGAGTTCCAGCGCGTGCTCAAGGACGTCGGGGCCAGGATCGTCACCCAGGCACCGCGCGCGCCAGCGGCGACGGCCGCGCCCGCCGCGCAGTAG